One genomic window of Lepeophtheirus salmonis chromosome 5, UVic_Lsal_1.4, whole genome shotgun sequence includes the following:
- the LOC121118718 gene encoding COMM domain-containing protein 4, whose amino-acid sequence MKFRFRGGKDCPDWLLGEINAMSKFSAQKISSMAHGLIELQINDKNISREEAWSKLQSIINKDEEMEEDNVKAISAALTYILFSASKFQVNGSILMTELQQLGLPKEHSSIILEIYSQKGSEIRQLLQTTDNDSLLFNRYVFDVELIKSGEVAIIGLDPHEPSLPVSLTPHAFHSLLKDLRTARDLMMKEEGCS is encoded by the exons ATGAAGTTCCGTTTTCGTGGTGGGAAGGACTGCCCGGATTGGCTTCTTGGAGAAATCAATGCAATGAGTAAGTTTTCTGCGCAAAAAATTTCTTCCATGGCTCACGGCCTCATTGAACTGCAAatcaatgataaaaacatttcaagagAAGAAGCCTGGTCTAAATTACAATCCATTATTAACAAGGATGAAGAAATGGAAGAAGATAATGTCAAAGCCATCTCTGCTGCTTTAACCTACATACTATTTTCAGCATCGAAG TTTCAAGTCAACGGCTCCATTCTCATGACAGAGCTTCAACAGCTAGGTCTTCCAAAGGAACATTCCTCCATCATTCTTGAAATTTATAGCCAAAAAGGATCTGAGATCCGGCAATTATTACAAACCACAGATAATGATTCCCTTTTATTCAATCGCTATGTATTTGATGTTGAGCTAATTAAAAGTGGAGAAGTTGCCATAATTGGACTAGACCCTCATGAGCCCTCCCTACCCGTTTCCCTCACTCCTCATGCCTTTCATTCCCTTTTGAAGGACCTTAGGACTGCTCGAGATCTCATGATGAAGGAAGAGGGCTGTAGTTAG